One Halostagnicola kamekurae DNA segment encodes these proteins:
- a CDS encoding DUF371 domain-containing protein — protein MSDPTTSEDGKRRGDTDGRERALEEIIHARGHENVSAEHASTFEISTDDFLTPAGDCILAIEADRAPADFDPEFVAACQRPDATITVTLEAAGHRDSVQGRGDPALEFSSERSAVGRTSEYVDERTIALEAEHAAEGFDRDLVEALAAGADVTATITVSVND, from the coding sequence ATGAGCGATCCGACGACGAGTGAGGACGGTAAACGGCGAGGCGATACCGACGGACGAGAGCGCGCCCTCGAGGAGATCATCCACGCCCGCGGCCACGAGAACGTCAGCGCCGAGCACGCGAGCACGTTCGAGATCTCGACGGACGACTTTCTGACCCCCGCGGGCGACTGTATTCTCGCGATCGAAGCCGACCGCGCGCCCGCGGATTTCGACCCGGAGTTCGTCGCCGCCTGCCAGCGCCCCGACGCGACGATCACGGTCACGCTCGAGGCGGCCGGCCACCGAGACTCGGTTCAGGGTCGCGGCGACCCGGCCCTCGAGTTCTCGAGCGAGCGCAGCGCGGTAGGCCGAACGAGCGAGTACGTCGACGAGCGGACCATCGCGCTCGAGGCGGAACACGCCGCGGAGGGATTCGACCGGGATCTCGTCGAGGCGCTGGCCGCGGGTGCGGACGTAACCGCGACGATTACCGTATCCGTGAACGATTGA
- a CDS encoding alkaline phosphatase family protein yields MGLFDRLRGDGSPRVAFIGVDGVPYSLLRDNEDRFPNFAAIASDGTASEISSIVPPESSACWPSLTTGMNPGETGVYGFQDREVGTYDTYVPMGNEVQATRIWDRVQEEGRNATVMNVPVTFPPQRNVQRMVSGFLSPGLEKAAYPDDVRDTLEGYEYRIDVNPKLGHQEDKSEFIEDAHATVDARYEAFKHYIEEDDWDLFFGVFMTTDRVNHFLFKDYERDGEFREEFLEFYEKVDDYIGELREALPEDVTLIVASDHGFTSLDHEVHFNEWLRENDWLSFRTDEPEELDDIADETKAYSFIPGRFYINLEGREPRGSVPKSEYDAVRDELKAELEELEGPEGRTVVDRVVEKEAAFRGDHDEIAPDLVAIPSNGFDLKSGFKADSEVFTTGPRNGMHSFDDTSLYVDDPDVTIDDADLYDIAPTILDLMEIEYSRGEFDGASLV; encoded by the coding sequence ATGGGTCTGTTTGACCGGTTACGGGGCGATGGAAGCCCTCGAGTCGCGTTTATCGGAGTTGATGGTGTCCCGTACAGTCTTCTCAGGGATAACGAGGATCGCTTTCCGAACTTCGCGGCGATCGCGTCGGATGGGACTGCAAGCGAAATATCGAGCATCGTACCGCCGGAATCCAGCGCCTGCTGGCCCTCGTTGACGACCGGGATGAACCCCGGTGAGACGGGCGTCTACGGCTTTCAGGACCGAGAGGTCGGCACCTACGACACGTACGTTCCGATGGGCAACGAAGTGCAGGCCACCCGAATCTGGGATCGGGTACAGGAGGAGGGACGAAACGCGACGGTGATGAACGTGCCGGTCACGTTCCCGCCCCAGCGAAACGTCCAGCGGATGGTTTCTGGCTTTCTCTCACCCGGCCTCGAGAAGGCGGCCTATCCCGACGACGTTCGGGACACTCTCGAGGGATACGAGTACCGGATCGACGTCAACCCGAAACTCGGCCACCAGGAGGACAAAAGCGAGTTCATCGAGGACGCCCACGCGACCGTCGACGCGCGCTACGAGGCGTTCAAACACTACATCGAGGAAGACGACTGGGACCTCTTTTTCGGCGTCTTCATGACGACCGACCGGGTCAACCACTTCCTGTTCAAAGACTACGAGCGCGACGGCGAGTTCCGCGAGGAGTTCCTCGAGTTCTACGAGAAGGTCGACGACTACATCGGCGAGCTACGCGAGGCGCTGCCCGAAGACGTCACGCTCATCGTCGCCTCCGATCACGGCTTCACCAGCCTCGATCACGAGGTCCACTTCAACGAGTGGCTTCGGGAGAACGACTGGCTCTCCTTCCGGACCGACGAGCCGGAGGAACTCGACGACATCGCCGACGAGACCAAAGCCTACTCGTTCATTCCGGGTCGGTTCTACATCAACCTCGAGGGGCGAGAGCCCCGCGGGTCGGTTCCCAAATCCGAGTACGACGCGGTTCGCGACGAGCTCAAGGCCGAACTCGAGGAACTCGAGGGGCCCGAGGGCCGCACGGTGGTCGACCGCGTCGTCGAGAAGGAAGCCGCTTTCCGCGGCGACCACGACGAAATCGCGCCCGATCTGGTCGCGATTCCGTCGAACGGCTTCGACCTCAAGTCCGGCTTCAAGGCCGATTCGGAGGTGTTTACAACGGGACCGCGAAACGGGATGCACAGCTTCGACGACACGTCGCTGTACGTCGACGACCCCGACGTGACGATCGACGACGCCGACCTCTACGACATCGCGCCGACGATCCTCGATCTGATGGAGATCGAGTACAGCCGCGGCGAGTTCGACGGCGCGAGCCTCGTATAA
- a CDS encoding inorganic diphosphatase, which produces MVNLWEDIETGPNAPEEIYAVVECLKGERNKYEYDKDVPGVVLDRVLHSNVHYPSDYGFIPQSYYDDEDPFDVLVLVEDQTFPGCVIEARPVALMKMDDDGEQDDKVIAVPSEDPRYDHIEDLEDIPQQQLDEIDEFFATYKNLEEGKEVETQGWEDKQAAYDAIEHAQDLYEENFA; this is translated from the coding sequence ATGGTAAATCTCTGGGAAGACATAGAAACCGGACCGAACGCACCCGAAGAGATCTACGCCGTCGTCGAGTGTCTCAAGGGCGAGCGCAACAAGTACGAGTACGACAAGGACGTGCCGGGCGTCGTCCTCGATCGCGTTCTCCACTCGAACGTTCACTACCCGTCCGATTACGGCTTTATTCCCCAGTCGTACTACGACGACGAGGACCCCTTCGACGTGCTCGTTCTCGTCGAGGATCAGACCTTCCCCGGCTGCGTCATCGAAGCGCGCCCCGTCGCCCTGATGAAAATGGACGACGACGGCGAGCAGGACGACAAGGTCATCGCCGTCCCCTCCGAGGATCCCCGATACGACCACATCGAAGACCTCGAGGACATTCCACAGCAGCAACTCGACGAAATCGACGAGTTCTTCGCGACCTACAAGAACTTAGAGGAAGGCAAGGAAGTCGAGACGCAGGGCTGGGAGGACAAACAGGCCGCCTACGACGCGATCGAGCACGCACAGGATCTCTACGAGGAGAACTTCGCCTGA
- a CDS encoding PadR family transcriptional regulator encodes MSEAQAVTGEEGIAREMTAFQNNILIILAKEPMYGLAIKRELEDYYGTEVNHGRLYPNLDELVELGLVEKSELDKRTNEYSLTDDGYDAVLDGISWTLSKVVTGDDRADEISDIVEDSY; translated from the coding sequence ATGTCAGAGGCACAAGCAGTCACGGGCGAAGAAGGTATTGCGCGCGAAATGACCGCGTTCCAGAACAACATCCTCATCATCCTCGCCAAAGAGCCGATGTACGGCCTGGCGATCAAGCGGGAACTCGAGGACTACTACGGAACCGAAGTCAACCACGGGCGACTCTACCCGAACCTCGACGAACTCGTCGAACTCGGACTCGTCGAGAAGAGTGAACTCGACAAGCGAACGAACGAGTACTCGCTGACCGACGACGGCTACGACGCCGTCCTCGACGGTATCAGCTGGACGCTCTCGAAGGTCGTCACGGGCGACGACCGCGCGGACGAGATCTCCGACATCGTCGAAGATAGCTACTGA
- a CDS encoding DUF7108 family protein codes for MPTPNEESTTGPDAESAGDEAEPTSRETTEEAGESLPREVIDDAERLTRLERNAVDDEEAAAYEAERETLLEDHEYTARVRTEDDDVLVLHPQEWHDEDAGVIRTDRIDDLERAVEIPLEGAGDPDDWEAVDVANRELVDDVRTAHGEVHGDNAALLADFMGNHYAKPIESATAAELSEFRTEYVVRNAWPSDEQRDALERSIELVFETAGEPVPEYRSE; via the coding sequence ATGCCCACACCGAACGAAGAGTCGACCACCGGGCCCGACGCCGAGAGCGCCGGAGACGAAGCCGAGCCGACTTCCCGAGAGACGACCGAAGAGGCCGGGGAATCGCTCCCGAGAGAAGTGATCGACGACGCGGAACGACTCACCAGACTCGAGCGAAACGCCGTCGACGACGAGGAAGCGGCCGCCTACGAAGCCGAGCGCGAGACGCTGCTCGAGGACCACGAGTACACTGCGCGGGTCAGAACGGAAGACGACGACGTGCTCGTACTCCACCCCCAAGAGTGGCACGACGAGGACGCGGGCGTCATCAGAACGGACCGGATCGACGATCTCGAGCGCGCCGTCGAAATTCCGCTCGAGGGCGCTGGCGATCCGGACGACTGGGAGGCAGTCGATGTGGCGAATCGCGAACTCGTCGATGACGTCCGAACCGCTCACGGTGAGGTTCATGGCGACAACGCCGCTCTCCTCGCGGATTTCATGGGTAACCACTACGCGAAGCCGATCGAGTCGGCGACGGCCGCGGAGCTCTCGGAGTTCCGCACGGAGTACGTCGTAAGAAATGCGTGGCCGTCCGACGAGCAACGAGACGCGCTCGAGCGCTCGATCGAACTCGTCTTCGAGACGGCCGGCGAACCGGTGCCCGAATACCGGTCCGAGTGA
- the rnhA gene encoding ribonuclease HI: MPVIECDVDRARERLEDAGVTVESGNTDHERWRASRGDATGIAYDDKVVVQGSNPQDLEALLREGGGRAHLYFDGGARGNPGPAGIGWVIVTSDGIVAEGSDTIGRATNNQAEYEALIAALEAARDYQYDEVHVRGDSELIVKQVRGEYDTNNPELRERRVTALELLTGFGEWTIEHVPREANERADELANEALDEA, from the coding sequence ATGCCGGTTATCGAGTGCGACGTCGATCGAGCCCGCGAACGGCTCGAGGACGCGGGCGTCACCGTCGAATCGGGAAACACGGACCACGAGCGCTGGCGGGCGAGCCGCGGCGACGCGACGGGGATCGCCTACGACGACAAAGTCGTCGTCCAGGGATCGAACCCGCAGGACCTCGAGGCGCTACTGCGCGAGGGCGGCGGTCGCGCGCACCTCTACTTCGACGGCGGGGCGCGCGGCAATCCGGGCCCCGCGGGAATCGGGTGGGTGATCGTTACGAGCGACGGCATCGTCGCCGAGGGCAGCGACACGATCGGGCGCGCGACGAACAATCAGGCCGAGTACGAGGCGCTCATCGCGGCGCTCGAGGCCGCACGCGATTACCAGTACGACGAGGTCCACGTCCGCGGGGACTCCGAACTTATCGTCAAGCAAGTCCGGGGCGAGTACGACACGAACAACCCGGAACTCAGAGAGCGTCGCGTGACCGCACTCGAGTTGCTCACGGGCTTCGGGGAGTGGACCATCGAGCACGTCCCTCGAGAGGCCAACGAACGCGCTGACGAGCTCGCGAACGAGGCGCTCGACGAGGCCTGA
- a CDS encoding transcription initiation factor IIB: MTRSTRQRERTRETDETEEQEGVRACPECESDNLVKDSDRGELICQDCGLVVEEEKIDPGPEWRAFNHQERQQKSRVGAPTTQTMHNKGLTTTIDWKDKDAYGRSISSKKRSQMHRLRKWQERIRTKDAGERNLQFALSEIDRMASALGVPRSVREVASVIYRRALKEDLIRGRSIEGVATSALYAACRKEGIPRSLEEISEVSRVERKEIGRTYRYISQELGLEMRPVDPKKYVPRFCSELELSEEVQTKANEIIEKTAEEGLLSGKSPTGYAAAAIYAASLLCNEKKTQREVADVAQVTEVTIRNRYQEQIEAMGIHG, from the coding sequence ATGACACGGTCCACCCGCCAGCGGGAGCGAACACGTGAGACGGACGAGACCGAGGAACAAGAAGGGGTACGTGCCTGCCCCGAGTGTGAATCGGATAATCTCGTGAAGGATTCCGACCGGGGTGAGCTCATCTGTCAAGACTGTGGGCTCGTCGTGGAAGAGGAAAAGATCGATCCCGGCCCTGAGTGGCGGGCGTTCAACCACCAGGAACGGCAACAGAAGTCCCGCGTCGGCGCGCCGACGACCCAGACGATGCACAACAAGGGACTGACGACGACGATCGACTGGAAAGACAAGGACGCCTACGGACGTTCTATTTCGTCGAAAAAGCGCAGTCAGATGCACCGACTGCGGAAATGGCAAGAGCGCATCCGTACCAAAGACGCCGGCGAACGCAACCTCCAGTTCGCGCTCAGCGAGATCGACCGCATGGCCTCGGCACTCGGCGTGCCGCGATCCGTGCGCGAGGTCGCGTCGGTCATCTACCGCCGCGCGCTCAAAGAAGACCTCATTCGCGGGCGCTCCATCGAGGGCGTCGCGACATCTGCGCTGTATGCCGCCTGCCGAAAGGAGGGCATTCCGCGCAGTCTCGAGGAAATTTCGGAAGTCTCACGCGTCGAACGCAAAGAAATCGGTCGAACGTATCGGTACATCTCGCAGGAACTCGGCCTCGAGATGCGACCCGTCGACCCGAAAAAGTACGTCCCCCGGTTCTGTTCCGAACTCGAACTCTCCGAAGAGGTCCAGACCAAAGCCAACGAAATCATCGAGAAGACGGCCGAAGAAGGGCTTCTCTCGGGCAAATCACCGACCGGCTACGCCGCGGCCGCGATCTACGCTGCCTCGCTGCTCTGTAACGAGAAAAAGACCCAGCGCGAAGTCGCAGACGTCGCGCAGGTCACGGAAGTCACCATCCGGAACCGCTATCAGGAACAGATCGAAGCGATGGGGATCCACGGGTAA